The Mycolicibacterium smegmatis genome has a window encoding:
- a CDS encoding YkgB family protein yields MSASKVIERALPLSASDKIGAILGRYGLVIVIGWIGALKFADFEAHQIQPLVANSPFMGWLYNFLPVYTFSALLGVFEVTAAVLLAIKPIAPRLSIYGSLMAIVLFVFTVSFLFSTPGVSEPAGGGFPAISLTAEFLLKDIPLLGLSFWTLSDALRASQQRRG; encoded by the coding sequence ATGTCCGCCTCCAAAGTCATCGAACGCGCACTGCCACTGTCGGCATCGGACAAGATCGGGGCGATCCTGGGCCGCTACGGCCTGGTCATCGTCATCGGCTGGATCGGAGCTCTGAAGTTCGCAGACTTCGAAGCCCACCAAATCCAGCCGCTGGTGGCCAACAGCCCTTTCATGGGCTGGCTGTACAACTTCCTGCCGGTGTACACATTCTCCGCACTACTCGGGGTGTTCGAAGTGACCGCGGCGGTGCTGCTGGCCATCAAACCGATCGCACCGCGACTGTCCATCTACGGCAGCCTCATGGCGATCGTGCTGTTCGTCTTCACCGTCAGCTTCCTGTTCAGCACCCCCGGGGTCAGCGAACCCGCCGGCGGAGGCTTCCCCGCCATCTCCCTGACCGCCGAGTTCCTGCTCAAAGACATTCCGCTGCTGGGCCTGTCGTTCTGGACACTGTCTGACGCCCTACGCGCCAGCCAACAACGTCGTGGGTAG
- a CDS encoding CGNR zinc finger domain-containing protein: MTVAAPAPRVDEPAPLALANTLWIDRHGVHDALADKDYVQAWIRAVGKRLDVRPAPGSTDGLRLEAVGRLIEVRDAFRRLAAEATGDSRDLVASPVPDVATAVSLINAASAAETVWPELRFQRRRGLARQDAWSGDAFAEAVITVIARQAIELATSPRWEMLRACEAPACAYFFIKEHRREWCSALCGNRARVARHAQRQHNR, translated from the coding sequence ATGACAGTGGCCGCGCCTGCGCCGCGCGTGGACGAACCCGCCCCGCTCGCGCTGGCCAACACACTTTGGATCGATCGGCACGGTGTGCACGATGCGCTTGCCGATAAGGATTATGTCCAGGCATGGATACGCGCGGTCGGTAAGCGGCTGGATGTACGTCCCGCGCCAGGTTCGACCGACGGGTTGCGTCTCGAGGCGGTCGGACGTCTGATCGAGGTGCGTGATGCGTTTCGGCGTCTGGCCGCAGAGGCCACCGGGGACAGTCGGGATTTGGTGGCGTCTCCGGTGCCCGACGTGGCCACCGCGGTGTCGCTGATCAATGCGGCTTCCGCGGCCGAAACCGTATGGCCTGAATTGCGGTTTCAACGTCGCCGGGGGCTCGCCCGGCAGGACGCCTGGTCGGGGGACGCGTTCGCCGAGGCGGTGATCACCGTGATCGCCAGGCAAGCCATCGAACTGGCCACCAGTCCTCGCTGGGAGATGCTGCGCGCATGCGAGGCACCCGCATGTGCCTATTTCTTCATAAAAGAACATCGCCGCGAATGGTGTTCGGCGCTGTGCGGCAACCGTGCGCGCGTCGCGCGCCACGCCCAACGGCAGCACAATCGCTGA